One Endozoicomonas gorgoniicola DNA window includes the following coding sequences:
- a CDS encoding autotransporter assembly complex protein TamA, translating to MSPLTVFCHRIITTLALVWLTLSGHALAAPLEFHLSGVDGREKKNVELHLQALPEMTAEAFPLYKHTIKETVQHALEPFGFYGSVVDLSSPSDHSETVDIQIEPGKPVLIKSVNVLLEGDARMEKSFKRLLKAYKLTPEQVFEHEDYETLKRMLMTQAQLIGFFDAHWVVAMVDVNPAEYSADVHLTLDSGRRYRFGELQYVGETSATRRLVEAMLNFAEGDAYDATKLVKLYNDLSASGYFKHVDVQPLRDKAQACSIPVKIDVSPRRSHEMEVGIGFSTDEGPRISLGWNKPWVNDRGHSFNADTYLSAKRTELSTSYQIPRGNPLLDFYSLQTGYQHKNLEDTNSRLYSAALHQWHKVPDGWNRDWFIRVEAEHYNQASDRDNSLLLIPGLALSRRNAIGSLNPIRGTAHDLKIELSPGISGSGSRFIKVWGRTKWLDTFASRHQLLARFEQGATWVRSVSDLPPSLRFFTGGDQTVRGYDYDTIAPKDSDGKLTGGRYLSVVSLEYAYKLVDKWWLALFTDSGISTNDYDDAWKVGSGLGVRWITPLGPLRVDLAFAVSEPGSPWRLHFTIGPVL from the coding sequence ATGTCTCCTCTGACAGTATTCTGCCATCGAATCATCACCACTCTCGCTCTGGTGTGGTTGACACTATCGGGTCATGCACTGGCCGCCCCGCTTGAGTTTCATCTGTCGGGTGTTGATGGACGTGAAAAAAAGAATGTTGAACTGCACCTGCAAGCCCTGCCAGAGATGACAGCGGAAGCGTTCCCACTTTATAAACACACCATCAAAGAAACCGTACAGCATGCCCTGGAGCCTTTTGGCTTTTACGGTTCAGTCGTTGACTTATCGAGCCCGTCAGATCATTCAGAGACCGTTGATATCCAGATTGAACCGGGAAAGCCCGTTCTGATAAAAAGCGTCAATGTGTTGCTTGAAGGCGATGCCAGAATGGAAAAAAGCTTTAAAAGGCTGTTAAAAGCATACAAGTTAACGCCGGAACAGGTGTTTGAACATGAAGACTATGAAACCTTAAAGCGAATGCTTATGACACAGGCGCAGCTGATAGGTTTCTTTGATGCCCACTGGGTGGTTGCGATGGTCGATGTCAATCCGGCTGAATACAGTGCCGATGTTCATCTGACACTGGACTCAGGCAGGCGATATCGGTTTGGTGAATTGCAGTATGTCGGTGAAACCAGTGCGACACGCCGACTGGTGGAAGCCATGCTGAATTTCGCGGAAGGCGATGCCTATGATGCCACCAAACTGGTCAAGCTCTATAACGACCTCTCGGCCTCCGGTTATTTCAAACACGTCGATGTACAACCATTACGCGATAAGGCTCAAGCCTGCTCCATACCCGTAAAAATTGATGTATCTCCCAGGCGCAGCCATGAAATGGAGGTCGGCATCGGTTTTTCTACAGACGAAGGCCCAAGGATTTCTCTGGGCTGGAACAAACCCTGGGTAAACGACCGTGGTCATAGTTTCAATGCTGATACCTACCTGTCTGCCAAGCGTACCGAACTGAGTACGAGTTACCAGATTCCCAGGGGCAATCCTCTGCTGGATTTTTATAGTCTGCAAACCGGTTATCAGCATAAGAACCTTGAAGACACTAACAGCAGGCTCTATTCAGCGGCTTTACATCAATGGCATAAAGTGCCTGATGGCTGGAACCGTGACTGGTTTATACGAGTCGAGGCTGAACATTATAACCAGGCCAGCGACAGGGATAACAGCCTGCTGCTGATTCCCGGACTGGCCCTGAGTCGCAGAAACGCCATTGGCAGCCTCAACCCGATAAGGGGGACTGCCCATGACCTTAAAATAGAGCTGTCCCCGGGCATTTCTGGCTCCGGAAGCCGTTTTATAAAAGTCTGGGGACGGACAAAATGGCTGGATACCTTTGCCAGCCGCCACCAATTACTGGCGCGATTTGAACAGGGTGCCACCTGGGTGCGCAGCGTATCGGACCTGCCACCTTCACTGCGCTTTTTTACCGGCGGTGACCAGACGGTGCGGGGTTATGACTATGATACGATTGCTCCAAAGGACAGCGATGGCAAGTTAACCGGTGGTCGTTATCTTTCTGTCGTCAGTCTCGAATACGCTTACAAACTGGTGGACAAGTGGTGGCTGGCTCTGTTTACGGACTCCGGTATCTCGACCAATGATTACGACGATGCCTGGAAAGTCGGTTCCGGCCTGGGTGTAAGATGGATTACTCCACTGGGACCTCTGCGTGTGGACCTTGCTTTTGCGGTCAGTGAACCGGGGTCTCCCTGGCGGCTGCACTTTACGATCGGGCCTGTACTGTGA
- a CDS encoding translocation/assembly module TamB domain-containing protein, whose protein sequence is MKWIISGLFAIIVLCCVAVSSLLLTSVGNRWLWQLACEQLPSQYGKLQGELMEGSLLRGWQFRTLSWHRSDLKADLKIDIHQLSFSLSPERLLRGELFIEQLSIERIEIDNLSTGQDKEQEAGFSGIEIPSFTMPLPVEIKTLNIRELGYVQQDDSEEKKVWLFQDIGLSARAEKQTFSIQQFEVTHDSASLHASASITLSAPYPVSAQLAFSPGAFSSGVFSSGIFSSSVLSSRAVPHDKLFLPDASVSVSGYLTDYQIEFISQPGKEKNSTLLLNGGLSGSLEQLFIHSLDAQWQQQAVSVSGQLSWQHGIKWQGALTFRDLNPGLWLADYPGQLSGTVSSSVSAVDQEWEVEAQQLQVSGLLRGFPVALSGHLMVNSKETVRAESLQLNIGSNRLKLNGYIDQGWNLKGVIDAPELTELYPPLSGNLSGDFELTGSRDLPNVAYRLMAEQLAINKLVINGLRSEGELKDLKALDNQAHLQIDSLTIERQSLQAIEIAITGNPETHQLSAKTEGKVLSSHLQLEGSLLDKQWHGQVKAFETLSLLGQWDLQKAFTLRATQQEIEFQPFCLISPPASLCLGKGKAGNRQANINFELKQLDVARFTPLLPEGLQWQSELNASGKVVLHEGKPSINLSLRTPGGQLSVAALQGEYDKLVLNAVLGDDQLNGKLEFESPQLGNADLSIRVTDIEKSRLLDGQLTIDHLLLEIFQPFIPGTHHLSGVARAGLQMRGSLHNPLLKGEVVISEVALNSEFCDISRINSRMQIRGDSAVVSSQLQVGEGLGDINGTLSWKRGQFTGLLHLTGNELHCSISGFGDIWASPDLSFNLTDTPLLSGTLAVPRARIEIRSLPEQAITRSDDVRIVGRTETSEEQEASPIALNTTIELGDDVRILAYGLSSKLAGMLTLIQSDGQPLSGQGSVQLVGGRYRYLGQDLIIKQGLIIFQGPLNTPFLNLDAIRNPEATEDNVIVGVKVTGPVRAPGWSVYSTPTMPQQEQFSYLLRGHGIHAEGEGVQSILLGMGLGELSQTATKLGDQLGIKDFSVDTSGSGENTQVSVGGYIAPGLRLQYGTGVFNSVSEVKIRYEVIPRVYLQAVSGLAQALDVFYRFEF, encoded by the coding sequence GTGAAGTGGATTATTAGCGGGTTATTTGCAATCATCGTTCTATGCTGTGTAGCGGTTTCGTCGCTGTTACTGACCAGCGTGGGCAACCGCTGGCTCTGGCAACTTGCCTGTGAACAGCTGCCATCGCAGTACGGAAAGCTACAGGGTGAGCTGATGGAAGGGTCTTTACTGCGAGGCTGGCAGTTCAGAACACTGTCATGGCATCGTTCTGACTTGAAGGCTGACCTTAAGATAGATATCCACCAGCTGTCGTTTTCATTGTCGCCTGAACGTTTATTACGTGGTGAACTGTTTATTGAACAGCTTTCCATTGAACGCATTGAAATAGATAATCTTTCAACTGGTCAGGATAAAGAGCAGGAGGCTGGTTTTTCAGGTATTGAAATACCGTCGTTTACCATGCCGCTTCCGGTTGAGATCAAAACACTGAACATTCGTGAGCTGGGCTATGTTCAGCAGGACGATTCTGAGGAAAAGAAAGTCTGGTTGTTCCAGGATATCGGCTTATCCGCCAGAGCAGAAAAGCAGACCTTCAGCATTCAGCAGTTTGAAGTCACTCACGACTCTGCCAGTTTGCATGCCAGCGCCAGCATCACTCTGTCTGCTCCTTATCCTGTCAGCGCACAGTTAGCCTTTTCGCCAGGTGCCTTCTCATCAGGCGTCTTTTCGTCAGGCATCTTTTCATCAAGCGTCCTTTCATCAAGAGCTGTACCCCATGACAAGCTGTTCTTACCTGATGCAAGTGTTTCGGTATCCGGGTACCTGACCGATTACCAGATTGAGTTCATCAGCCAGCCGGGTAAAGAAAAAAACAGTACGCTATTACTTAACGGTGGGCTATCGGGCAGCCTTGAGCAACTTTTTATTCACTCTCTGGACGCTCAATGGCAACAGCAGGCAGTCAGTGTCAGTGGGCAATTAAGCTGGCAACACGGCATTAAGTGGCAGGGAGCATTGACCTTCAGGGATCTGAATCCGGGGCTATGGCTTGCGGATTATCCCGGACAGCTGTCGGGTACTGTGTCCAGCTCTGTGTCAGCTGTAGATCAGGAATGGGAGGTTGAAGCTCAGCAATTACAGGTGTCAGGTTTGTTACGGGGGTTTCCGGTCGCTCTTTCAGGCCATCTCATGGTAAACAGTAAGGAGACTGTCAGGGCTGAATCGTTGCAGCTTAATATAGGGAGCAACCGACTGAAGCTGAATGGTTATATTGATCAGGGCTGGAATTTGAAAGGCGTGATTGACGCACCTGAACTCACGGAACTCTATCCACCATTAAGCGGTAATCTGTCGGGTGATTTCGAACTGACCGGCAGTAGGGATTTGCCCAATGTTGCTTACCGTTTAATGGCAGAACAACTGGCCATTAACAAACTGGTGATAAACGGACTTCGGTCAGAAGGCGAGTTAAAAGATCTCAAGGCTTTGGATAATCAGGCTCATTTGCAGATTGACTCTCTGACTATTGAGCGACAGAGTTTACAGGCTATTGAAATAGCAATTACTGGCAATCCCGAGACACACCAGCTATCTGCAAAAACAGAGGGCAAGGTACTATCCAGCCATTTGCAGCTTGAAGGATCGCTATTGGATAAACAGTGGCACGGGCAGGTTAAGGCATTTGAAACCCTATCGTTGCTGGGGCAGTGGGATTTGCAGAAAGCTTTTACCCTCAGGGCGACACAGCAGGAGATTGAATTCCAGCCATTTTGTCTGATCTCTCCGCCTGCCAGCCTCTGCCTGGGTAAAGGTAAAGCAGGTAACAGACAGGCAAATATTAACTTTGAGCTGAAACAGCTGGACGTTGCGCGGTTTACACCTTTATTGCCTGAAGGCCTGCAATGGCAGTCTGAACTGAATGCTTCGGGTAAAGTCGTGTTGCACGAAGGCAAGCCTTCTATCAACCTGAGTCTCCGCACACCCGGAGGTCAGCTGAGTGTTGCTGCGTTACAGGGCGAGTATGACAAGCTGGTGCTTAATGCGGTGTTGGGTGACGATCAGTTAAATGGCAAACTTGAATTTGAGTCCCCACAGCTGGGAAATGCTGACCTCAGCATAAGGGTAACAGATATTGAAAAATCCCGTTTACTGGACGGACAGCTTACCATTGACCACTTGTTGCTTGAGATATTTCAACCTTTTATACCGGGTACCCATCATCTGAGTGGTGTCGCCAGGGCCGGTTTACAGATGCGAGGTTCTCTCCATAACCCATTACTGAAGGGGGAGGTTGTCATCAGTGAGGTTGCCCTGAACAGTGAGTTCTGTGACATAAGCCGTATAAACAGCAGAATGCAGATTCGGGGAGACAGTGCAGTTGTCAGCAGTCAGTTGCAAGTGGGAGAGGGCCTTGGAGACATTAATGGAACCCTGTCGTGGAAAAGAGGTCAGTTCACCGGGCTTCTGCATCTGACTGGTAATGAGTTGCACTGCTCCATCTCTGGGTTTGGTGATATATGGGCGTCTCCTGACTTAAGCTTCAACCTGACGGATACACCACTTTTAAGTGGTACTCTGGCCGTTCCCAGAGCGCGCATTGAAATCAGAAGTCTTCCGGAACAGGCAATAACAAGATCGGACGACGTAAGAATTGTTGGTCGTACTGAAACCAGTGAAGAGCAGGAGGCTTCGCCCATTGCTTTGAACACCACCATAGAGCTGGGCGACGATGTTCGTATTCTGGCTTATGGTCTGAGTTCAAAGCTTGCAGGCATGCTGACCCTGATACAGTCTGATGGACAACCGTTATCCGGTCAGGGCAGCGTTCAGCTGGTAGGCGGGCGTTATCGCTATCTTGGGCAGGACCTGATTATCAAACAAGGGCTGATTATTTTTCAGGGACCATTGAATACCCCCTTTTTAAACCTTGACGCCATACGTAATCCTGAGGCGACTGAGGATAATGTTATCGTAGGGGTTAAGGTTACTGGTCCAGTCAGAGCGCCAGGCTGGTCCGTCTACTCAACCCCGACAATGCCCCAGCAGGAACAGTTTTCCTATTTGCTGCGGGGGCATGGTATCCATGCTGAGGGTGAGGGTGTGCAATCCATTCTTCTGGGCATGGGACTTGGAGAGTTAAGCCAGACGGCAACAAAGCTCGGAGATCAGCTGGGCATCAAGGATTTCAGTGTTGATACCTCGGGATCAGGGGAAAATACTCAGGTATCTGTCGGAGGCTATATTGCGCCGGGGCTGCGGCTTCAGTATGGCACCGGAGTATTCAACTCGGTGAGTGAAGTCAAGATTCGGTACGAGGTAATCCCCAGAGTGTATCTTCAGGCCGTGAGCGGACTGGCGCAGGCGCTGGATGTGTTTTACCGGTTTGAGTTTTGA
- the ppnN gene encoding nucleotide 5'-monophosphate nucleosidase PpnN codes for MSEENQQKTLSAIINPVGTMQVLSNREVQKLQDTSQKGLHRLFRQCCLAVLNGEHESDCAEEMMGMYQDFDIRIIQEQRGLKLELINAPAEAFVAGKLVRGVRENLFSVLRDILYVSSHISDDPRFDGDNGTDITHMVFEILRNAGAFITKQVPDTVVCWGGHSIGREEYEYAKKVGYHLGLRYLNICTGCGPGAMKGPMKGAYIAHAKQRVKRGRFIGLTEPGIIAAESPNPIVNELIILPDIEKRLEAFVRFGHGVVVFPGGPGTCEEILYLLGILLNPANKNMPFPLVFTGPASAKSYFEDIDAFIGKTLGAEAQQRYQIIVDDPLEVARTMRDGLEAVTRYRRQHGDAYYFNWLLTIDEHFQKPFDPTHDNMAALELKLSLPPHELAANLRRAMSGIVAGNIKEEGVIAIRENGPFQLSGDPELMQEIDALLQSFVDNYRMKLPGSHYEPCYQIAQ; via the coding sequence ATGAGTGAAGAAAACCAGCAGAAGACCTTATCTGCCATCATTAATCCGGTGGGTACAATGCAGGTGCTGTCAAATCGTGAGGTACAGAAACTGCAGGATACCAGCCAGAAAGGGTTGCACCGCCTGTTCAGACAATGCTGTCTGGCCGTTCTTAACGGCGAACACGAGAGTGACTGTGCCGAAGAAATGATGGGAATGTATCAGGATTTTGATATCCGCATCATTCAGGAGCAGCGGGGGTTGAAGCTGGAGCTTATCAATGCACCGGCAGAAGCTTTTGTGGCAGGCAAACTGGTTCGCGGAGTACGGGAAAATCTGTTTTCCGTGTTGCGGGATATTCTCTATGTCTCATCCCATATCAGCGATGATCCCCGCTTTGACGGCGATAATGGTACAGATATTACCCACATGGTGTTTGAGATTCTGCGTAACGCCGGGGCGTTTATTACCAAACAGGTGCCGGATACTGTAGTCTGCTGGGGAGGACATTCGATTGGTCGCGAAGAGTATGAGTATGCGAAGAAGGTCGGCTACCATCTGGGGTTGCGCTATCTGAATATCTGTACCGGCTGTGGACCGGGCGCAATGAAGGGGCCAATGAAAGGTGCTTACATTGCTCATGCCAAACAGCGGGTAAAACGCGGTCGTTTTATCGGTCTGACCGAGCCGGGAATTATTGCTGCCGAATCCCCCAACCCTATTGTTAATGAACTGATTATCCTGCCCGATATTGAAAAACGGCTGGAAGCCTTTGTTCGCTTTGGGCATGGCGTTGTTGTATTTCCGGGAGGGCCGGGTACCTGTGAGGAAATTCTCTACCTGCTGGGTATCCTTCTGAATCCCGCTAATAAAAACATGCCTTTCCCATTAGTCTTTACCGGCCCTGCATCGGCAAAAAGCTATTTTGAAGATATTGATGCCTTTATTGGTAAAACCCTTGGGGCAGAAGCTCAGCAGCGCTACCAGATCATTGTCGACGACCCACTGGAAGTAGCTAGAACCATGCGTGACGGGCTGGAAGCTGTCACCCGCTACCGTCGTCAGCACGGTGACGCCTACTACTTTAACTGGTTACTGACGATTGACGAACACTTCCAGAAACCGTTTGACCCTACCCATGACAATATGGCTGCCCTTGAACTAAAACTATCCTTGCCTCCCCACGAGCTGGCTGCCAACCTGCGTCGTGCTATGTCCGGTATTGTTGCGGGCAACATCAAGGAAGAGGGTGTGATCGCCATCCGGGAAAACGGACCGTTCCAGCTCAGTGGCGATCCGGAACTGATGCAGGAAATAGATGCACTGCTGCAGTCGTTTGTTGATAACTATCGCATGAAACTGCCGGGCAGCCACTACGAACCCTGTTATCAAATCGCTCAATAA
- a CDS encoding IS66 family transposase, protein MHLPDSLFSSTDNEQLRSFVKNLLDTVEKQSVQIERQRVQIEQLVEENEQLRAEIRHLKKHKGKPKIRPNVSDKGDDQEDSSSAEDTDQAAGKSDTDRPPKSKRPRSQEAGETAAPPMTVDREEICSIAAPGENWRFKCYIDFFHTELDLRFVTTRYRREYYTTPEGGVSAPLPDHVKDRFGDNLKAHLLDFYHSCSTTQPLLLSWLHDHGCSISEGSLSNILTKGHDIFHQEKEELLEAGLTCSDYLQADDTGARHQGKNGYCLFIGNPYFSYFHSSDSKSRINFLGCLQGQQRLYLLNDVAIDYMENQVDVSKKWITALSECGEKRFSTEEEWESFLNSIGCAAPQQRRWATEGVLKAALMLNHRLENLIIHSDGARQFDTAFQHSLCWYHAGRNMDKLIPANDLERAARDTVQDQYWCLYDDIEAYQKKPTDKEKQKLYQEFDRWVTQRVDYPALQAELGKLMVVREELLLVLEYPWLPLHNNLSERQIREYVKRRKVSGGTRSKLGRKCRDTFASLKKTCKQHGVSFANYLRDRLTGTNLIPQLGHLILKASGYQETVLANGI, encoded by the coding sequence ATGCACCTGCCTGACTCACTATTCTCCAGTACAGACAATGAACAGTTGCGTTCATTCGTCAAAAACCTTCTCGACACGGTCGAGAAGCAATCTGTGCAAATTGAAAGGCAGCGCGTTCAGATCGAACAGCTGGTCGAAGAGAACGAACAGCTTCGAGCAGAAATTCGCCACCTGAAGAAGCACAAGGGCAAGCCTAAAATCAGGCCTAATGTCTCGGACAAGGGCGATGATCAGGAAGACAGCTCTTCTGCGGAAGACACTGATCAGGCTGCCGGGAAAAGTGACACTGATCGTCCGCCGAAAAGTAAACGACCACGATCACAAGAAGCCGGTGAAACCGCTGCACCACCAATGACTGTTGACCGAGAGGAAATCTGTTCAATCGCTGCTCCCGGTGAGAACTGGCGCTTCAAGTGCTATATCGACTTTTTCCATACTGAGCTGGACTTGCGTTTTGTCACTACTCGCTACAGGCGTGAGTATTACACAACTCCGGAAGGCGGGGTGTCAGCCCCGCTACCTGATCATGTGAAAGACCGTTTTGGCGACAACCTGAAAGCCCATCTGCTGGATTTTTATCATTCATGCAGTACGACACAGCCACTACTGCTATCTTGGCTGCACGACCATGGATGCTCAATATCAGAAGGTTCCCTGAGCAACATCCTGACGAAAGGCCATGATATTTTCCACCAGGAAAAAGAAGAATTGCTGGAAGCAGGGCTGACTTGCTCTGATTATCTCCAGGCCGACGACACAGGTGCTCGCCACCAAGGAAAAAACGGCTACTGCCTGTTTATCGGCAACCCTTATTTTTCCTACTTCCATAGCAGCGACAGTAAGAGCAGGATTAATTTCCTGGGCTGTCTGCAAGGGCAGCAGCGGCTTTATCTTCTCAACGACGTTGCCATTGACTACATGGAGAATCAGGTTGATGTGTCGAAGAAGTGGATCACTGCGCTATCCGAATGCGGCGAGAAGCGTTTCTCAACAGAAGAAGAGTGGGAGAGCTTCCTTAACAGCATTGGTTGTGCTGCCCCGCAACAAAGGCGCTGGGCGACAGAGGGTGTTTTAAAGGCCGCATTGATGCTCAATCATCGCCTTGAGAACCTGATTATCCATAGCGATGGAGCCCGGCAGTTTGATACAGCCTTTCAGCATTCGCTGTGTTGGTACCATGCGGGAAGAAACATGGACAAGCTGATACCGGCCAATGACCTGGAACGAGCCGCCCGTGACACCGTGCAGGATCAGTACTGGTGCCTCTACGACGACATTGAGGCCTACCAGAAAAAACCAACGGACAAGGAGAAACAGAAGCTCTACCAGGAGTTTGATCGTTGGGTAACACAGCGGGTTGACTACCCTGCCTTGCAGGCTGAGTTGGGCAAACTGATGGTTGTCAGGGAAGAGCTGTTATTGGTTCTTGAGTATCCGTGGCTGCCACTGCACAACAACCTGAGCGAGAGGCAGATCAGAGAGTATGTGAAACGGCGAAAGGTTAGCGGTGGTACCCGGAGTAAACTTGGGAGGAAATGCCGCGACACCTTTGCCAGTTTGAAAAAGACCTGTAAACAACACGGGGTGTCCTTTGCCAACTATCTCAGGGACAGGCTGACTGGAACCAATCTGATTCCGCAGCTGGGGCATCTCATCCTGAAGGCATCAGGCTATCAGGAAACGGTTCTTGCCAATGGAATATGA
- a CDS encoding SWIM zinc finger family protein encodes MNEFPDITDELLIKLAGKKAFALGQVCFEQGAVAALKTRGKKTTATVPATSTNQGGQVNLHYTQKGIEGSCDCPESDGIDFCEHCVAVALALRARQSKPTLKKSAKPDEVLIHYFERQSKEDLLQTLVQVINGDKALRQKWLLKADNALGRLDKNALRKRITSAIPFKRSIQRYHRVRKYFADMEKALATLQEPVQLLPAEQQLELVDYAIERLDKATDTIDDSGGYRFPTMELLQAIYRSAFTKVSWTEQKKAEHLVQLLTINEYGFYGSVPDDYVGSITPECLDLFYAVVRKQWDALPQWQGGDWWEKRQYSVLQRVLEQTLEHNNDIAGLIELRQKVAETPSDNIKLAELNLQLQDYVQAQAWLDKVQGSPLADSARAQKIQQEILIGTG; translated from the coding sequence GTGAACGAATTCCCCGATATTACTGATGAACTGCTGATCAAGCTGGCAGGTAAAAAAGCATTCGCCCTGGGACAGGTCTGTTTTGAGCAAGGGGCTGTGGCTGCATTGAAAACCCGTGGCAAAAAGACCACAGCGACAGTACCAGCCACTTCAACTAACCAGGGCGGGCAGGTTAATCTGCACTACACCCAGAAAGGTATTGAAGGCAGTTGCGACTGTCCTGAATCTGATGGCATAGATTTTTGCGAACACTGCGTCGCGGTGGCGCTGGCACTGCGAGCCCGGCAGTCAAAGCCGACTCTCAAAAAGAGTGCAAAACCGGACGAGGTTTTAATCCACTATTTTGAACGGCAAAGCAAGGAGGACTTGCTGCAAACCCTCGTGCAGGTCATTAACGGAGACAAGGCACTTCGACAAAAGTGGCTATTGAAGGCGGATAATGCTTTGGGGCGTCTGGATAAAAATGCCCTGCGAAAACGCATAACGTCCGCCATACCGTTCAAACGCAGTATCCAGCGATACCACCGTGTCAGAAAATATTTTGCCGATATGGAAAAGGCATTGGCTACTTTGCAGGAACCTGTTCAGTTGCTGCCTGCTGAGCAACAACTGGAGCTGGTAGACTATGCTATTGAGCGTCTGGACAAGGCAACAGACACCATTGATGATTCCGGAGGTTACCGGTTTCCGACAATGGAGCTGTTGCAAGCTATTTATCGGTCGGCATTCACTAAGGTGTCATGGACAGAGCAGAAAAAAGCTGAGCATCTGGTACAGTTATTAACCATTAATGAGTACGGCTTTTACGGCTCTGTCCCTGACGACTATGTTGGGTCGATAACCCCTGAATGTCTTGATCTGTTCTATGCTGTCGTTCGTAAACAGTGGGATGCCCTGCCACAGTGGCAAGGTGGTGACTGGTGGGAAAAACGACAGTATTCAGTCCTGCAGCGTGTCCTTGAACAAACGCTGGAACACAACAATGACATTGCTGGTCTGATTGAGCTGCGCCAGAAAGTCGCTGAAACCCCTTCGGATAACATCAAACTGGCTGAACTGAACCTGCAATTGCAGGATTATGTCCAGGCTCAGGCGTGGCTCGATAAAGTTCAGGGAAGCCCTCTGGCGGACAGCGCCAGGGCTCAGAAAATACAGCAGGAAATATTGATTGGTACTGGCTAG